A genomic segment from Nitrospira sp. encodes:
- a CDS encoding Mobile element protein, translating to MREKSRHEAVESSEVCYDTLEQWARGQIQDQLQRILEEEVTTFLGRQRHERRERVSPLDPPKGSRNGYGNPRHVSMSCGTVTVWRPRVRDLEERFKSKVLPLFTRRTREVGEVLPELYLHGLSSGDFELALRGLLGEGAPLSASSIQRLKARFELEYEAWKTRDVSALEVVYWWADGLYVKAGIEDRKAALLTIVGALASGKKIVLACESGERESKESWLKVLRSLRERGLKFPQLTVADGHLGIWAALGELHPTGKEQRCWNHKITNVLDAVPKKEQQKAAELLKAMPYAETQAECEQLRDKFVRTYNKTDQKAVETLVRDWDRMVTFYSFPKEHWIHLRTTNIVESPFAAVRLRTDASRRYKRVESAKAIIWKMLTVAEKTWRRLNATELLPLVASGGKFTDGVRKQSGQVRSEASRQPKNIAA from the coding sequence ATGCGTGAGAAGAGCAGACACGAGGCGGTCGAGTCAAGCGAGGTGTGTTACGACACGCTGGAGCAGTGGGCCAGAGGGCAGATTCAGGACCAGCTCCAGCGCATCCTGGAGGAAGAGGTGACCACGTTCCTGGGCCGCCAACGGCATGAGCGGCGGGAACGGGTGTCCCCGCTGGACCCGCCTAAGGGCAGTCGGAACGGCTACGGAAACCCTCGCCATGTTTCGATGAGCTGCGGGACGGTGACGGTGTGGCGCCCCAGAGTTCGGGACCTGGAGGAGCGCTTCAAGAGCAAGGTGCTGCCGCTGTTTACGCGCCGCACCCGGGAAGTCGGTGAGGTGCTGCCGGAGCTATATCTGCACGGGCTCTCAAGCGGGGATTTCGAACTCGCTCTGAGGGGGCTGCTCGGTGAGGGGGCACCGCTGTCGGCCAGTTCCATCCAGCGACTCAAGGCCCGATTCGAACTGGAATACGAGGCCTGGAAGACGCGGGATGTGTCGGCCCTGGAGGTCGTCTACTGGTGGGCTGATGGTCTGTATGTGAAGGCCGGGATCGAAGACCGAAAGGCGGCGCTGCTGACGATCGTGGGAGCGCTCGCTAGCGGCAAAAAGATCGTGCTGGCCTGCGAGAGCGGCGAGCGGGAGAGCAAGGAGTCGTGGCTGAAGGTCCTGCGCAGTCTGCGGGAGCGTGGACTGAAGTTTCCGCAGCTCACGGTCGCTGACGGACACCTTGGCATCTGGGCCGCTCTCGGGGAACTCCATCCCACCGGTAAGGAGCAGCGGTGCTGGAATCACAAGATCACCAATGTCTTGGACGCGGTGCCCAAGAAAGAGCAGCAGAAGGCGGCCGAGCTGCTCAAGGCGATGCCCTATGCCGAGACCCAGGCCGAGTGCGAGCAGCTGCGCGACAAATTCGTCCGCACGTACAACAAGACGGACCAGAAGGCCGTGGAGACGCTCGTGCGGGACTGGGACCGGATGGTCACGTTCTATTCCTTCCCGAAAGAGCACTGGATTCACCTCAGAACAACGAACATCGTGGAGTCACCCTTCGCGGCCGTGCGGCTTCGGACGGACGCCTCACGCCGCTACAAACGGGTCGAGAGCGCCAAGGCAATCATCTGGAAGATGCTCACCGTCGCCGAGAAGACGTGGAGAAGGCTCAATGCGACGGAGCTGCTGCCCCTGGTGGCCTCTGGAGGCAAGTTTACGGACGGGGTGCGGAAGCAATCAGGACAGGTGAGGAGCGAAGCGAGCCGTCAGCCGAAAAACATCGCCGCCTGA